The Kribbella sp. NBC_00662 nucleotide sequence AGACCTGTTCGGATTGGTGTGCAGTTGGCGCCGCAGCGGGCTGAGTATGGGGACATTCGGCGGGCGGCTGGTGAGGTGGAGGCGCTGGGGGCGGACGCGCTCTTTACCTGGGATCACTTCTTTCCGTTGGGGAAGGATGCTGAGGGCAAGCATTTTGAGGGGTGGACGACGCTTGCCGCGTTGGCTGAGCAGACGGCTCGGGTGGAGCTTGGGGTGCTGGTCAGTTGTAACAGTTATCGGAACCCGGACCTGCTGGCCGACATGGCTCGGACTGTCGATCACATCAGTGGTGGGCGGGTGATCCTTGGGGTCGGGGCCGGGTTCAAGGAGCGGGAGTTTGTTGAGTATGGGTATGAGTTTCCGTCACCGGGGCAGCGGGTTGCCGAGCTGGCGGAGGCGTTGCCGAGGATCAAGAGGCGGTTGGCCGCGCTGAACCCGGCGCCGGTCGGGCGGATGCCGATTCTGATCGCGGGCGGGGGTGAGCAGAAGATGCTTCGGGTCGTTGCTGAGCATGCCGATATCTGGAACACCTTTGCCGAGGGTGACGACCTGGTTCGCAAGCTGGGGCTGCTGAAGAAGTACTGTGCGGAGATCGGCCGCGATCCCACATCCATCGAGTACTCCGTGCACGTCGGAGGCGATCCCCGCCAGGCCGGGCCGCCGCTGCGCGAGCTGGGCGTCAGTCTGTTCACGACGTCGACCAGCGGCCCCGACTACGACCTGGACACTGCTCGTCAGTGGATCGCGTGGCGGGACGAGCAGAACGCCTGACAACGGACGCCGCCCGGTGACAACTCAGCGGGCGATGTCGGCCTGGTAGCAGGTCAGGTGCCAGGTTGCCTGGGTCGGGTCGGCGCCGTTCGGGCGGGCGCAGCGGCCGGAGGCGAAGGTGACGGTTCGATCGCCGGCCAGGAAGCACCAGGCGTCGTACTCCTCGTCGTTGCCGTAGGCATAGGACAGGTAGTGCTTGACGGGCTGCGATCCGAGGAACGGCGTTTGCAGGCGATGCTGCGCTTCCAGGGGAAAGTTGCCGAGGAAGCCGCGCATGTCCTGCGTGAGGTTCAGCTGCGGCGGCGGGGCCGCGGGCTCGGGGTTGCCGACTCGGCCTGACACGAGCGAGCGCAGGGCACCGCGGGGTTTGGTCGGTTGTTGCTGGACGACGGCGTGTTTGAGGCTCGACGGTACGAACAGATCGAGGCGCACGCTCTGGGTGCGTTGCCCCTGCTGGTTGACCTTTGGAGTGGTCACCGCCAGGCCGTTCGGGCCGAGTACGACGGCGTATGGCCGGTCGCGTTCTCGTTTGTGCTGGTCGGCCCACCAGTCGATCTTCGGCCCGACCTTGCGCTCGAGGTACGCCTTCACGTCGTCGGAGATCTCGCTCCAGTAGTGGAACCGATCCGGGCCGGGGATGAAGTTGAGGTTCGTCGCCTCGTGGGCGCCGGGCATCTGTGGCGTGGCGGTCGAGCGCTCCACGCCGCCCGCCTCCCGACGCGTGGCCGGGCGTCCGCGGGACTGCTCGGGCAGATTCCCGCCTGTCATCTGAACACCCGAATCGGAAGCATGCCGGGAGCTTCCAACACCTTCACCACCCGGGTCAACCTCGGTCGCGTGGGCCTGTGGATAACCCTGCCAACGTCTTCGCGCGGGTGAGGACGGCGTCGAGCATGGACTCGGTGAGTTTGCCGGTGAAGGTGTTCTGCTGGCTGGGGTGGAAGCAGCCGAGGACGGTGATTTCGCCTTGTGGGGTTGGGATCTGGTGTTCCACAGCGTGGCCGAACTTGGGGCGGGGTCGCGGGATGGTTGCGCCCAGCGCGGCGAGTCCGCTGAGCAGGGCGTCGTACCCGAACTTGCCGAGGCAGACGATGGCTCTCGTGGTGGGGAGGGACAGCTCCAGTTCGCGGCGGAACCATGGGGCGCAGTTGTCGCGTTCGTCGGGGGTGGGTTTGTTGGCAGGTGGGGCGCAGCGGACGGCGGCGATCATGCGGGCGCCGGTCAGCTGGAGACCGTCGCCGGCGTGTTCGCTGGTGGGCTGGTTGGCGAGACCTACTCGGTAGAGCGAGGCGAACAGCCAGTCGCCCGAGCGGTCGCCGGTGAAGACGCGGCCGGTACGGTTGCCGCCGTTCGCCGCGGGGGCGAGGCCGGCGATCAGGATGCGCGGGGCGGGGTCGCCCCAGCCGGGGATCGGGCGGCCCCAGTACGGCTGGTCGGCGAAAGACTTTCGCTTGCCTACAGCAACATCTTCCCGCCACTCCACCAGCCGCGGACAGGCGCGGCAGACGGACACCCGCGCTTCGAGTTCGTGCAGGTCGTCGGTCGCCGCGAGCTTCACCACCTCACCCGGGCCGTGCGCCACCGGAGTCCCCCGCACCGCCGGATCCTCCGGCCACCCGCTCCCCGGCGGCACCGGGCTCTCGAACAACTCCCCCGTCAACGGGTGCGGCAGCTTCATCCCCTCAGACTAAAGACATGAGCACCATCGGAGTCGTCGCATCCGCCACCGGCGGGGTCGAGCAACTGCGCGAGAGCCTGATCGCCCCGCTGCTCGATCGCGGTCACCAGGTCGCCCTCACGCTCACCCCGACGGCCGCGGAGTGGATCGCATCGGCCGAGCGGTCGGAGCTGGAGCGCATCACCGGGCTCCCGGTGCGGTCCCAGCCACGGCGACCTGGGGAGCCGCGTCCGCATCCGCCGATCGACGTGCTCGTCGCCGCGCCTGCGAGTGCGAACACCGTCGCCAAGCTGGCGCTCGGGATCGGCGACAACCAAGCGCTGTCTGTCCTGTCCGAGGGTCTCGGAAGTACGCCGATGGTCGTGTTCCCGCGGGTGAACGCGGCCCACGCGAGGCATCCCGCGTGGGCCGGTCACCTGGAGACGCTGCGGCGCGCAAGTGTCGCACTCATTGAATGGGGGCCGCGGGCCGCCGACGGGCGGAATCTGCCCTGGGACCGCATTCTCGGCGCCGTGGACGGACTAAGCAGCTAGCTCCTCGACGGGCTGCGGCTCGGTGGCCTCGATGGGGCGTGTACGACGCGGGCTCGGGATCGCGAGCGCCAGTACGACGGCCGCCGCGGCGAAGGCTGACAGCAGCAGGAACGTGTCGGTGAAGCCCGACTCTGCGGGGAGACCCGAGGGCTGGAGGTGGCCGGTGATGATGGAGCTGGCCAGGGCTGTTCCGATGGAGCCGCCGATGGTGCGGATGTTGGTGTTCATGCCGGTTGCCGCGCCGGTCTGCTCACGTGGGACGTTCTGGACGATCAGGCTGGTCATCGACGCGTAGGCGAGGCCGAGGCCGATACCGAACAGCGCCGTGGACACCGCGACCTGCCACTGCTGGTCGTGGAATTCGGCGAAGATCAGCGCCGCGACCAGGCTCAGCGCGGAGCCGGAGACGACCTGCGCCTTCACGTTGAACCGCGGTGCGAGCGGACCGCTCAGCGACCCGGTGACGGCCATCGTGACCAGCATCGGCAGCATCAGCAGACCGGCCTGCGTCACGCTCGCCCC carries:
- a CDS encoding LLM class F420-dependent oxidoreductase, which translates into the protein MQLAPQRAEYGDIRRAAGEVEALGADALFTWDHFFPLGKDAEGKHFEGWTTLAALAEQTARVELGVLVSCNSYRNPDLLADMARTVDHISGGRVILGVGAGFKEREFVEYGYEFPSPGQRVAELAEALPRIKRRLAALNPAPVGRMPILIAGGGEQKMLRVVAEHADIWNTFAEGDDLVRKLGLLKKYCAEIGRDPTSIEYSVHVGGDPRQAGPPLRELGVSLFTTSTSGPDYDLDTARQWIAWRDEQNA
- a CDS encoding flavoprotein, with the translated sequence MSTIGVVASATGGVEQLRESLIAPLLDRGHQVALTLTPTAAEWIASAERSELERITGLPVRSQPRRPGEPRPHPPIDVLVAAPASANTVAKLALGIGDNQALSVLSEGLGSTPMVVFPRVNAAHARHPAWAGHLETLRRASVALIEWGPRAADGRNLPWDRILGAVDGLSS
- a CDS encoding uracil-DNA glycosylase, translated to MKLPHPLTGELFESPVPPGSGWPEDPAVRGTPVAHGPGEVVKLAATDDLHELEARVSVCRACPRLVEWREDVAVGKRKSFADQPYWGRPIPGWGDPAPRILIAGLAPAANGGNRTGRVFTGDRSGDWLFASLYRVGLANQPTSEHAGDGLQLTGARMIAAVRCAPPANKPTPDERDNCAPWFRRELELSLPTTRAIVCLGKFGYDALLSGLAALGATIPRPRPKFGHAVEHQIPTPQGEITVLGCFHPSQQNTFTGKLTESMLDAVLTRAKTLAGLSTGPRDRG